In a genomic window of Nitrospira sp. ND1:
- a CDS encoding nucleotide sugar dehydrogenase, whose amino-acid sequence MAKKMQRQIAVVGLGYVGLPIAVAFGKSAPVIGFDINKAKVDELRKGIDRTGEVSSKDLKASRVRYTSEPSDLKTADFIIVAVPTPINEALQPDLTALKKASELIGSNLAPGAIVVYESTVYPGATEEDCLPILEKASGMKSGIDFKIGYSPERINPGDKEHTLERIIKVVSAQDEESLEIVAKTYGMVVKAGIHRASSIKVAEAAKVIENTQRDLNIALMNELALIFHRLGIDTRSVLEAAGTKWNFLKFSPGLVGGHCIGVDPYYLTAKAESVGYHPEVILAGRRINNSMGKYVAEQTVKLLSQVERPVSDLRVGVLGLTFKENVPDLRNSRVPDIVNELREYGIQVVVHDPLAEPEEAVGEYGLRLSPWDQLKQLDGIVLAVAHREYMQMSVSELLKPLRKQRNNVVVDVKSVLNPDSLPGSVKYWRL is encoded by the coding sequence ATGGCGAAGAAGATGCAGCGGCAGATTGCAGTCGTGGGGTTGGGGTATGTGGGATTGCCGATCGCGGTGGCGTTCGGTAAATCTGCACCGGTGATCGGGTTCGATATCAATAAGGCCAAGGTCGATGAGCTGCGCAAAGGAATTGATCGGACCGGAGAGGTGTCATCCAAAGATTTAAAGGCCAGCCGCGTCCGGTACACCTCCGAGCCCAGTGATCTCAAAACCGCCGATTTTATTATTGTGGCGGTGCCTACCCCCATTAACGAGGCTCTTCAGCCTGATTTGACTGCCTTGAAAAAGGCGTCGGAACTGATTGGCTCCAATCTCGCTCCGGGGGCCATCGTTGTGTATGAGTCGACAGTGTACCCTGGTGCGACAGAGGAAGACTGCCTACCGATACTTGAGAAAGCATCCGGGATGAAGAGCGGCATCGATTTCAAAATCGGATATTCGCCCGAGCGCATCAATCCGGGAGACAAGGAACATACGCTGGAACGAATCATCAAGGTGGTCTCTGCCCAGGATGAGGAGTCCTTGGAGATCGTGGCGAAGACGTATGGCATGGTGGTGAAGGCCGGAATCCATCGGGCGTCCAGCATCAAGGTGGCCGAAGCGGCGAAGGTGATCGAAAACACGCAACGAGATCTGAATATCGCGCTCATGAACGAGCTGGCGTTGATTTTCCATCGCTTGGGAATCGATACCAGATCCGTTTTGGAGGCGGCGGGAACGAAGTGGAATTTCCTCAAATTCAGTCCCGGCCTGGTCGGGGGGCACTGTATTGGAGTCGATCCGTACTATCTGACCGCTAAGGCCGAATCCGTCGGGTATCATCCGGAGGTAATTCTGGCCGGCCGGCGTATCAACAACAGCATGGGCAAGTATGTCGCCGAGCAGACCGTGAAGCTGTTGAGCCAGGTGGAACGACCCGTCAGTGATTTACGCGTCGGCGTCTTGGGACTGACCTTCAAGGAAAATGTGCCTGATTTACGGAACAGCCGGGTACCGGATATTGTGAACGAACTGAGAGAATATGGCATTCAGGTCGTGGTGCACGATCCGCTCGCGGAACCGGAAGAGGCGGTGGGGGAGTATGGCCTGCGTCTTTCGCCTTGGGATCAGCTCAAGCAACTAGACGGAATCGTGTTGGCTGTTGCCCATCGGGAGTACATGCAGATGAGCGTCTCAGAACTGCTGAAGCCGTTGCGCAAGCAGCGGAACAATGTGGTGGTCGACGTGAAGAGTGTGCTGAATCCGGACAGTTTGCCGGGATCGGTCAAGTATTGGAGGCTTTAG